From Panthera uncia isolate 11264 chromosome X, Puncia_PCG_1.0, whole genome shotgun sequence, the proteins below share one genomic window:
- the DUSP21 gene encoding dual specificity protein phosphatase 21: MTSPCPLPAPAARQPTVHGLSQITSSLYISNGVSANNQGMLSSNHITTVINVSAEVVNTFYEDIQYVQVPVADVPSSRLCDFFDPIADHIHSVEMKQGRTLLHCAAGVSRSAALCLAYLMKYHAMSLLDAHAWTKSCRPIIRPNNGFWEQLIHYEFKLFSKNTVHMVNSPVGVIPDIYEKEVHVMMQM; encoded by the coding sequence ATGACCTCTCCGTGTCCCCTCCCGGCTCCGGCTGCACGCCAGCCCACCGTCCATGGCCTCTCCCAAATAACCAGCAGCCTGTACATCAGCAACGGCGTGTCGGCCAACAACCAGGGCATGCTGTCCAGCAACCACATCACCACGGTCATCAACGTCTCGGCGGAAGTGGTCAACACCTTCTACGAGGACATCCAGTACGTCCAGGTGCCGGTGGCTGACGTCCCGAGCTCGCGCCTCTGCGACTTCTTTGACCCGATCGCTGACCACATCCACAGCGTCGAGATGAAGCAGGGCCGCACGCTGCTGCACTGCGCCGCGGGGGTGAGCCGCTCGGCCGCCCTCTGCCTGGCCTACCTCATGAAGTACCACGCCATGTCGCTGCTGGACGCCCACGCGTGGACCAAGTCGTGCCGCCCCATCATCCGGCCCAACAACGGCTTCTGGGAACAGCTCATCCACTACGAGTTCAAGCTGTTCAGCAAGAACACCGTCCACATGGTCAACTCCCCCGTGGGTGTGATCCCTGACATCTACGAGAAGGAAGTCCATGTGATGATGCAGATGTGA